Proteins found in one Arachis stenosperma cultivar V10309 chromosome 8, arast.V10309.gnm1.PFL2, whole genome shotgun sequence genomic segment:
- the LOC130945060 gene encoding beta-galactosidase 6, which produces MEKWKVFVMVMMVSLFTFIVGEEEDGVTYDGRSLLIHGQRKLLFSGSIHYPRSTPQMWPDLIGKAKEGGLDVIQTYVFWNLHEPQPGQYDFSGRYDLVRFIKEIQAQGLYVCLRIGPFIESEWTYGGFPFWLHDVPGVVYRTDNEPFKFYMQNFTTKIVNMMKAEGLYASQGGPIILSQIENEYQNVERSFGVGGPQYVQWAAKMALSLHTGVPWVMCKQTDAPDPVINTCNGMRCGETFPGPNSPNKPKLWTEDWTSFYQVYGGLPYIRSAQDIAFHVTLFIARNGSYVNYYMYHGGTNFGRTASAYVITAYYDQAPLDEYGLLRQPKWGHLRELHAAIKSCSSTLLQGVQSNFSLGKLQEGYVFEEENGGCVAFLINNDGVNNTNVQFRNKTYELLPKSISILPDCQNVTFNTANVNTTNNTRIYFNRQNFSSIDDWEKFEDVIPNFNDTSLRSNILLEQMNTTKDKSDYLWYTTRFEYNLSCSQPTLVVESRAHVAHAFVNTTYIGGAHGNHDVKSFTLELPVTVNEGTNNLSILSVMVGLPDSGAYLEKRFAGLRDVELQCSEQESLSLTNSTWAYQVGLLGEKLQVYKEQNSNDTEWTPLENITTQMLVWYKSTFETPEGDDPVALDLSSMGKGEVWVNGQSIGRYWILFHDSKGNPSQSMYHVPRSFLKDKSENVLVLVEEGGGNPLSITLNTVVVANFHQSKSKSFA; this is translated from the exons ATGGAAAAGTGGAAGGTATTTGTGATGGTGATGATGGTGTCATTATTCACATtcattgttggagaagaagaagatggtgttACATATGATGGAAGGTCTTTACTCATTCATGGCCAGAGGAAACTCCTCTTCTCTGGCTCCATTCATTATCCTCGAAGCACTCCTCAG ATGTGGCCAGATTTGATAGGCAAAGCAAAAGAAGGAGGATTAGATGTTATTCAAACCTATGTGTTTTGGAATTTACACGAGCCTCAACCTGGACAG TATGATTTCAGTGGTAGATATGACTTGGTCAGATTCATAAAGGAAATCCAAGCTCAAGGCTTGTATGTTTGCCTCAGAATTGGACCTTTCATTGAGAGTGAATGGACATACGG GGGATTCCCATTTTGGTTACATGATGTGCCTGGAGTTGTTTACCGAACGGACAATGAACCATTCAAG TTCTATATGCAAAATTTTACAACAAAAATAGTGAACATGATGAAAGCTGAGGGCTTATATGCTTCACAAGGAGGCCCAATTATATTGTCACAG ATTGAAAACGAATATCAAAACGTGGAAAGGTCATTCGGTGTGGGAGGACCACAATATGTTCAATGGGCTGCAAAAATGGCACTGAGCCTTCACACTGGTGTTCCATGGGTTATGTGCAAGCAAACTGATGCTCCTGATCCAGTG ATCAATACATGTAATGGCATGAGATGTGGAGAAACCTTTCCAGGCCCAAACTCGCCCAACAAGCCCAAATTATGGACCGAAGACTGGACTTCTTT TTATCAAGTGTATGGTGGGTTGCCATATATAAGATCTGCACAAGACATTGCATTTCACGTCACTCTTTTTATTGCAAGAAATGGAAGCTATGTCAACTATTATATG TACCATGGTGGAACTAACTTTGGGAGAACAGCCTCTGCTTATGTTATAACAGCATATTATGATCAAGCCCCTCTTGATGAATATG GTTTGTTGAGGCAACCTAAGTGGGGACATCTTAGGGAATTGCATGCTGCAATCAAGTCTTGCTCTTCAACTTTGTTGCAAGGAGTTCAAAGTAATTTCTCTTTAGGTAAATTGCAAGAG GGTTAtgtttttgaagaagaaaatggaggatgtgttGCATTCCTCATAAACAATGATGGAGTGAACAACACAAATGTCCAATTCCGCAACAAAACCTATGAATTGCTACCTAAGTCAATTAGTATCTTACCAGATTGTCAAAATGTCACATTCAATACAGCAAAT GTAAatacaacaaacaacacaagaATCTATTTTAATAGACAAAACTTCAGCTCAATAGATGACTGGGAGAAATTTGAAGATGTGATTCCAAATTTTAATGACACCTCACTCAGATCAAACATTCTGCTTGAACAAATGAATACAACTAAAGACAAATCAGATTACCTTTGGTACACTACTAG GTTTGAATATAATTTATCTTGTAGCCAACCAACACTTGTTGTTGAGTCCAGGGCACATGTTGCTCATGCTTTTGTCAACACCACATATATAG GTGGAGCACATGGAAATCATGATGTGAAGTCATTCACATTAGAGCTCCCAGTTACAGTGAATGAAGGGACAAACAACCTTTCTATCCTCAGTGTTATGGTTGGACTACCG GATTCAGGGGCATATCTGGAAAAAAGATTTGCTGGCTTAAGGGATGTGGAACTCCAATGTAGTGAACAAGAGTCACTTAGTTTGACCAATTCCACTTGGGCATATCAG GTTGGATTATTGGGAGAGAAATTACAAGTATATAAAGAACAAAATAGCAATGATACTGAATGGACTCCACTGGAAAATATTACCACTCAGATGCTTGTTTGGTATAAG AGTACATTTGAAACACCAGAGGGTGATGACCCTGTTGCATTGGACCTAAGCTCAATGGGTAAAGGTGAAGTTTGGGTTAATGGACAGAGCATTGGTCGctattggatcttattccatgATTCCAAAGGCAACCCTTCACAATCAAT GTATCATGTGCCACGGTCTTTCCTTAAAGACAAGTCTGAAAAtgtgttggttttggttgaagAAGGTGGTGGGAATCCCCTCTCCATAACCCTAAACACTGTTGTTGTCGCTAATTTTCATCAATCCAAATCTAAATCCTTTGCTTAA
- the LOC130943297 gene encoding NAC domain-containing protein 2-like has protein sequence MQGGLELPPGFRFHPSDEELVNHYLCKKCAKQSIAALIIKEIDLYKFDPWQLPEMALYGEKEWYFFSPRDRKYPNGSRPNRAAGSGYWKATGADKPIGKPKALGIKKALVFYAGKAPKGVKTNWIMHEYRLANVDRSAANKLNNNNLRLDDWVLCRIYNKKGKIEKFNSATTGLEQKLPKFSPGEILHYDHEHEHETKPKIIHNFSNNEHQLYMDTSDSVPRLHTDSSCSDHAVSPDATCDKEVESNPKWSNELDMQLFDTFDFQLNNYDNNLPMNDDDLFGNQFQMNQLMSFQDTFLFPQKPF, from the exons ATGCAAGGTGGATTAGAGTTACCGCCAGGGTTCAGGTTTCACCCGAGCGACGAGGAATTGGTGAACCACTATCTCTGCAAGAAATGCGCAAAGCAATCAATTGCTGCTCTAATAATTAAAGAAATCGATTTGTACAAGTTCGATCCGTGGCAGCTTCCAG AGATGGCGTTGTACGgagagaaggagtggtactttTTTTCGCCGAGGGATAGGAAATATCCGAACGGATCCCGGCCGAACCGGGCGGCTGGGAGCGGGTACTGGAAGGCGACCGGGGCGGATAAGCCGATAGGGAAGCCGAAGGCGTTAGGGATAAAGAAAGCGCTAGTGTTCTACGCTGGAAAGGCCCCGAAAGGAGTGAAGACTAATTGGATTATGCATGAGTACCGTCTCGCCAATGTTGACAGATCCGCCGCCAACAaactcaacaacaacaacttgAGG CTTGATGATTGGGTGTTGTGTCGAATCTACAACAAGAAAGGGAAGATTGAGAAATTCAACTCTGCCACAACAGGGTTGGAACAGAAACTACCAAAGTTTTCACCAGGGGAGATACTTCACTATGATCATGAGCATGAGCATGAGACCAAACCAAAGATTATCCACAATTTCTCCAACAATGAGCACCAATTATACATGGACACATCAGATTCCGTTCCAAGGCTGCACACGGACTCTAGCTGCTCGGATCACGCGGTTTCGCCGGACGCCACCTGCGACAAGGAGGTGGAGAGCAACCCAAAGTGGAGCAATGAGCTAGATATGCAGCTGTTTGATACCTTTGATTTTCAGCTCAACAACTATGATAATAACCTCCCAATGAATGATGATGACCTTTTTGGAAATCAGTTCCAAATGAATCAGCTCATGTCTTTCCAAGACACATTCTTGTTCCCACAAAAGCCATTTTGA